The sequence CTCTCCATCTCTTTTGCTCGAGGTGTTGGGGGGTATGGATCAAACCACCTCATATATTTAATCATCTATTTCATGATGGTTTGGAGTGCTGGAGAGAATAGACGGACATGATCCACTTGATACCCATCTATTATCGGAGATGGGTTAAatctagttatctcattatttttattcCAATTGAACCACAAATACAGGATTGGGTATAACTGCTGTTCATTTTCTCGTGATTTGGGCCTGAAGCATAGCTGGGTTTACTTGGATATCGGTATAATCTTGCAGTATTCGAAACCCTCTTGAATGTTATAAACTCTCTGAACGTCTCtaggaagatctcccattttggaaggacACTGAAAGATAGCCTCGTCCAGTATATCATAGTCAAATATGTGATAAGattcattctcttagtgggtctTTTATAGACATACTGGGTATGTTATCTAATTAATTGGCATGTGGCATGCGTTGATTTATTCTTATAAAGGCACGTGTAAGAGTCTGTGCCTCCACATTAATAACGGAATGCGTAATGTTGAAGAAAGATCAAGCAAAGATACTCTCGAGTGTGAGTAGGAATTCTGACAGTATTCTTTCGGTATTGTTAGCACATGGAAGCCTTTCATTGGTCCATGGCAGGACACTGAAAATGAGTGTAAAAGAACTGACACAATgttggaaaagaaaaaataacttcTAGTTGGATGATATTTAGCTCTTGGATGCCTTGATTTTCTTATCACATTCCTCGCTCAAGCACTAGTAGAAAGAAGGTAGGATTTTGATCCTCAATTGtaataatgtggggcccacttagtcgCAGATCCAAATTGTTGGTATTATGGACCCGTAATGGACTAAAATTATGACCTATCATATTATGtggtccaccaaacttttggctTAGAATACCCAAATGTACAAATGTTGAGTCGAATACAAAAAGTGTTATTTCTTCGATTGATCATTAGATAAACCTCATAAAAATTACATCGAATGGTGACTTGATTTGGCCATTTGATTTTGGGGTTTGTAAGACCAATTTGCAAAAATTAGTGGATTTTAATCACAAGCAAGATGAGGAGCTCCTTCAACGACAACAAATTAAACGAGCCCATGatcacttgatccaaaattctcaATCAATATTGGCATCTCAAGCCTAGACTTTGTTCTTATGTGTTGCTCAATCCAGACTattcaaatcatgggtcccaccatggatggatcattattcaaaattgaattgatcaggcaatcttaaccattgagAATCGACAGTTACCAATGGATGCTTAAAATGAAAATGTTTAGTAGTTAAAATTCATTGAATAGAATCAGATGGTCAGGGACCCATGATCTGCAAATTTCTCAGTGGTTACAGTCCATTTCATCTTCTATAGTAAAAATTCGAATCAAAGTATACTATCATTTTCACTACTGTAGATAAGCTCTTAATTACCTTACACAATGTTATCTTGCTTGAATCGCATTTTGTGAAGTCCTTCTTCTACACTTGCATCATCTTTACTACATATATGCTCATGATCATGAAGCTTATTGTCATATGCaatttgacatttttttttagGGTCTGTCGATCCCATCAACATACCACTCAATCAtatcaagaaaattctaatttttccCCTATGCTTGCTGGATAATTTTTTAAGCATTCTTTGATTCCATCGACATGCCTTGATGGCTATCGATCCTATCGACGAAATTATGTGATTTTGTAGAAGTGCATATTTTATTTCCTAATTCAGTTGTAACACTATATAAGCGGATGTAATCAAGATTAGGGTATTCTATAGCAAAGTTAGGGTTTTGTAAATAAATTTTGAGGTTTCTCGAATTGGTAAGTCCATTCATCTCttgtaaaatcattttaatagtggatTCATTATCACTTTGTGTTGTAATTTTTTCCTgcgagggtttttccacgtaaaatcgtgTGTTCTCCGTGTGCTTTGTTTGCGTTTGATTTTCTCTTGTTTAATACAAATTCAAGTTTGCTTCCATAATTCCCCAACAAGTTATATCAAAGTTAATGTTGAGTTTCGAGTTTAAATCTGAAACATATTGTTAAAGGCATCAAACGTGAAGTATGAAACGGAAAAGTTCACAGATAGAAATAATTTCAAACTAtgaaaggtgaagatgagaggcctttTAATTCAACAATGATTGCAATATGCTCTCCTTAATAAGGTGAAGCGTCCTATGACTAtgagcgatgaagagtgtgaTTAACTTGATGAGAGGGCTACTACCTTGATCCAATTGTGTCTAACAAACAATGTTTCTATAACATCCTGGATTATAAGACCGCCACAAGGATATGGACGAAACTTGATTGTTTGTACATGAAGAAATTCTTAGGCAATCATCTGTATCTTAAGATTCTACAATCTTAAGATGATGGAAGGGTCTAATATGAATTAACACATTAGCACATTCAATGAATTGATTTACAAGTTGATGAATGCCGAGGTGAAGATCGAAGAGGGATCAAGCCCTAATCATGTTGAACTCTCTTATATCATCTTACGAAAATCTTGTATACAATATGTGCCATGGTAGGGAAATCATAAACGTCGAAAttgtcatctcagcccttcatgCAAATTAGTTAAGAAAGAAGGACAACGACAATGGTTCTTTTACGGATGTGTTGTTCACCAAGGGAATGAATTCTGATCGGGGAAAGGGCAACTTGCGATCGAGATCAAATCAAAGGGTAAATGCAAGATAAAGTGTTAGAACTGTGTAAGGATTGTTGGAATCCTAAAGCTCAGAAGGGAGAGAAATCAAATAATACACTAAAAGAGGCCAATGCAGTGGAATCCAGTGATGAAGTtgatggtggtgatgttctgacCACATCCAAATCTAGGTATCTCAGTGACGAGTGGATTTTAGATAAGGGGGCCTCATACCACATGACTTTTTAGCGAGATTGTTTCACCAGTTATAgcgagtgcgatggtggacaggtttaattttatgggcaatgacattgcttgTAAGGTTATTGGTGTCGAACCAATGCACATCAAGATTTTTGATGGGGTAGAGTGCATCATGACAGATGTGAGACACGGTCTTGACCTAAGAAAGAATTTGATTTCTTGGGGCACTTAAGGCACTTGGTTGCAAATTCACTGGTTTAAATCATGTCCTGAAAGTTTCAAAGAGGGCTCTTATAGTGATGAAAGTGCAGTGGAGTGGTAACCTTTATAAGTTAATTGGAAATACGGTATCAAGTGGAGCTACAACGTCTATAGTGGAGTCTACATCGGCACATTTGTGGCATGCGTGTCTAGGCTACATGAGCGAGCACAGtatgaaggtatttttttttatcgttgtttgattcctgcatttaaaaatattaatttttaatatatgcgaacattatatatatgataaacaatcaCAATAATCTTTTAAGTCGAGAAAACGTATTAGTAAAGGGGTTCTTGATTATATGCATTTATATGTATGGGCCCATCGTTCGTTGTTTTTGTTAGGAGGTCATTGGTTTTTCCTCATTCATAtatgactactccaggaaagtgtgagtttattttctaaaaagaTATATCCAATATACTTACCACATTCAAAGTGTGAAAGGCAATGGTTAAGAAGACATGGTAGAAACTAAAAGTCTTAATGACAAACAATGATGATAAATTCACTTCTAAAGAATCCAACCAATTTTGTAAAGACAATGGGATTATGAGGCACAATATAATAAGGCACACACCAGTGAAGAATGGTGTGGTGGAACAGATAAATCAAACTCTCCTAGAGAGAGCTCGTAGTATGTTGACCAATGTTgcattaaacaatgaattatgaACTGAGTCTGTTAATACGGCTTGTTATCTTATGAATCGGTACCTATCTATGATGATAGACTGTAAGACTCcagaagaagtgtggagtggtaaTGATGTAAATTACTCACAGTTGCACGTATTTGGTTgtgatgtttactctcatatactatcagttgagagagataaactagacCAAAGGGTGAAAAAGTATACTTTTGTATACTATGGTGATGGTATGAAAGGATACAGGCTATATAACCGAGTCGCACGGAAGATCACGATTAACTGTGACATCAGGTTTGATGAAGATTCCTTGTTCCAtaaggatgaacacaaggaaATAGAAAAATTAACAATGATTGACATTGAAATTGAAAAAGTTAAAACACAAGTTGAAGCTGAGCCGTAGGTAGAagtacaagagcaggtggagcaaccacctctCAAAAGAAATCCGTCGAGAGATCGTAGATTACTGGCGAGATACAGAGATGAATCGAATATTGCATTCATTCTCATTACAAATGAGAGAGATCTGTCTACCTTTCATGAAGCATTAGACAACACTGATGTTGAGAAGTGGATAGTGGTCATGTATGACATTCTTTATACAAGAATAAGAAATGGGAGTTGATGGAGCTTCCAGTTAGGCGTAAAGCGATCGGATGTAAATGAATTTACAAGAAGCAGTAGGAAAGGCACAATGTGAGACTGGTGGTAAAGGGATATGCTAAAAAAGAATGCATCAACTTCAGTGAGATATCCACACTGGTTGTCAAGCGGGTATCTATCGTATTTATGTTGGCACTGTTGCCCAATACAACTTGAAATTGGAGTAAATAGATGTGAAGATTATTTTCCTAtatggggagttggaagagcaaatctacataAACTAACCACAAGGGTTCAAAGTAAAGGGGTCAGaaataaggtttgcaggttaaagatgtttttatatggtttaaaacagtcACATAAGTagtgatataaaaaatttgatattttcatgGTGAGTTAGTGATTTGCTAAGAGTGGATATGACCACTGCATCTATTTTAAGACACTAAGTGGTGGAAAATTCTTCTCACTGATATTATGTGTTGATGAATGTCCAATGTGGGAGCCCACATTTAACTAGCTATATGTTTTGAGTTGCATTTGGATGTGCGATTGAATTGAATTGGAATAATTCAATTCCAGAAAAGAGTAGATAGACTTGGCCCCAATTGTGGTAATTTCCTCGTAAATGAATTGAATGAATTGCAATCTAGTTCAATTAAAGAGTAAATAGACTTGGCCCCAGCTGTGGTAATTTCCTCGTAAGTGAATTGCAATCCAGCTCAATTAAAGAGTAAATGGACTTGGCCCAAACTGTGGCAATTTCCTCATAAATGAACTGAATGAATTGCAATCCAGTTCAATTAAAGAGTAAATAGACTTGGCCCCAACTGTGGTAATTTCCTCATAAATGAATTGAATGAATTACAATCCAGCTCAATTAAAGAGTAAATGGACTTGGCCCCAACTGTGGTAATTTCCTCATAAATGAGTTGAATGAATTGCAATCCAgctcaattgtgcatccaaacgtagAATTATAGTTGGCGGAATTATAGTCGTTTCGTTGGTGAGATTTTGATTAAGATAATTGCACATATCCCAGTTCAAATTTTGAGGCATGTGTAACGTTGAAGATTGAGTTTGCACTTGTTTAACTTGGGGCCAACAATCTCAATTGGCAGATATGGATGGCATCTAATGTTTTCTGAGCAACATCTTCATTTCTGTTGGTTACTTCTATTCAGATCCTCCACTCCATTTTTAGTTACAGGTACTGAGAAAAGGGACGGCTGGAAACAGTCGAAACATGATTTACAGAATCCATCCATTCGAGAAGTTATGATTGCCCAACTTGGTCTCTTCTTTGatgggtccatccatgatggtgcTGGTCAGATGAACAGTTCTACGTGCGTGCCAGATCTCTCGATGGATGGTGAAAGTCATTGGTCTGAtgaaaatagtgggccccaccatgaagactgCCCGGCATGAAAATCAGGCCGTTCCACAGGCGGGCCAACAAAAATGATGTGCTGCTCAAACCTGTTAAGACCTGATTCATTTCAACAGACAGAGAAACAATGAACGTACGGTGCTTGTGATGTGAACCCAAGTCACCCAACTAGACGTCTGGCCCATGTAATGAGTGGACCAGATGACACtcttcgtggggcccactgtttttgTGGAATCATTCGTGGGGTGATCATTAGGTAAGTGGGTAAGACCCCACTTGCTTCATCATAACCTGATCTTGATCTGACAGTGATAAGATCAGATCCAACCATCCTGTTTCCCACATAACCATTTCAAATGCATTGTATTTGTGGGGACTAAGAAATCATAAATCATTAGATGCTATTAACTCTAATGAAGAAATTCGATGTGATGGAAAGAAACTCATGTACCTATTTTGATCACTAACCATGTTTAGTGTCCATAAATCACATTTTAAGcttattttaaccattgatctgatCCACTTCTCTTGTGAATCAGCAAGAATTTCTCACCGATGGGCGCCATAGGGGGCAGTACCGACTTTTCTTCATTGATCGAACCAGAGATAGCTACCAGTAGAGGTTGATTCTAACAACGATCCGGATTATAAATTACCCAAGAAAGTTGAGGAGAATTCGATCACAACCACTTCAATCACAAGAAGATATGATCTTCACCTTCGCTTCTGTCGATGAATTTTACTTACATTGGGCCATTTATTTCATAACTGATTGTTTCTAGCCTTCTAATTTTCATTTCCAtttatttcaaattcaacttgaaATTGAGCATAATTTGGTTTATTCCACtttattatattaataaaattcacaattcaattcaatagtgcatccaaacatgccctaaattcaaTTCAACTTGAAAGTAGCATTATGACAATTTGGTTTCTTATACTTTGATTAATAAGAATCTCAATGTAaatcaatagtgcatccaaacttGCCCTAAATTTAAAATCAATAGTAAGAATCACAATTCAAATCCATAATGCATCCAAATGTGCCATATATTCAAATCCAAATTGAAAGTAGCATTAATCACAAGGTGGTTTTTTTCCACTTCCAACTTGAAAGTAGCATTGACCACAATACTTCCAACTTGAAAGTAGCATTGACCACAATATGGTATTTTATTCCACTTAATTAGATTATCATAAAAACCATTATATTAATCCCTAGTGCATCCAAACGTGCCTTAAATTCAAATCCAACTTGAGAGTAGCATTGATCACAATGTCTTTTCCCCCCACTTTAATAGACTAACAAGAATCACAATTCAAATTGATAGTGTGTCCAACCCGTGCTAAAATCAGCTGTCCCAATATCACATGAAGATCCCAAGCTGTGTACTACATGCCACCCAGTGACTAATGTGTATAAAAAAATCCATTATTAGAAACTATTTATTTAGTACTAATCACAATTCAAATCAATAGTACATCCAAACGTGCCTCGAACTCAATCATTCACAATGTCACAAGATCTTAACATAAGTGAGCAATGTAGAACAAAGACCTCAAATTATTAATGTGTGAGAATTCCATAAATGGGAATTGTTTATTAACAACAAATAAATATTAGTATCGTGGGAGGACGGAGCTGAGGGTGACGGTGATGCCGAAGAGTAAAATGGCTACGCCGGTGAAGTTCACCACATAGGCTTCTTTGTCACGCCCTAGGCCTTGAGAAAGGAACTTTTCTACTAGACCCATCTCGGCGGTGCAGATTGTCATGAGGAAAATGGCCATACCGAAGAATGCATGCCACGGCAAGAAACTCGCTCGGAACGGCATCTCGGCACCTGGGAACCAGTAGGAGAAGAAACCAACTAGCCACTGCAATGCAGGTGGTAAGAAGTTCAGTGAGAGCATGATAAAACTATAGGGTATCGATGTACCAAAATGTGTCATGATTTGAACAGCTTGGAtttaaaagtggggtccatggttacaTAATCCAGGTGGTTGGGCCAATGAATTCCATGATGGATGGGGAATGCATGAAAAttcttccagattggaagatctggatcatcTAAAAGTTCCCATTTTACTTGGACCattgcttttatttttttctcataacCATCTTTTCTGTCCAAATTAGATGGGgccaatcctaaccatccgattaaTGGACCACTTTCGCTGATTGCCGAAAAGCAGGCCGACGCTACATTTAGGCTGTGGTCCATGAATTTGATGGATGATCTGGATAGATGGTCCCACATGCTGATTGAACGGTTGATATGGTTACTAAACCGAGTCTGGGTACATTACCTGAAGGCCAAATAAGCAGATGGTCCCCATGCCTAGCCATGAATGGAAGGTGAACATATCAGGTTGGCCCACCTCTCTTTTGAACTTGAAAACGGCATACACACCCAAAATCCCCACAAGAAGAGCGATGAGATGGAATGTCATGTGGAAGAACTTCTGTACTTTTCTTGTTCCAGGAATAGTCTTGTACGCCATCACACCTGATGGAAAATTGCAATTTATGTAATCATGCTTTATACAAATACAAGGAATGAATGAAGGTTGAAAATGGATTGATGACTCGgccgagtcgactcagactcgGTTGAGTCTGACCGGTTCACCACCATGACTCATGTATTGAGAAAGAAGGTGGCTAGGCCTTGCTCGTCCGAGTCTCGACTCGGTATGGTGGTGCGGAACACCTACGGCCAGCATCCACTGTGGGTGAATCTTCTTGCGTCTGGCCAAGACCAGCATGGATGGTGATGGgaagtggggcctacttgagcCCACCAATAAGTGCAAGGGTTTGCTTCCCTTGATGATAATTATAGTTGTGCACGAACCGAATTACCTCGGTAATTAACTCACTCAACTCAACTTGGaaaagctcaactcggcttggctcaaaACTGGATTCGAGCCGGGTCGAgctcatttttttagctcgaaaaaattttgagccgagttcgagctagaccAAATTCAACTAGACTCGACTcagaacttgactcggttcaaattgATTCAACTCGGATTGAGTTCACTTAGTATagatattttgtatatatttatatatttaaataaattatattatattatattatattttatatatatatatatatagctctaGTGATAATGATGGTAAGTGGGCTCCTCCAGTTTTAAAAAAGTAAAGCAAGCGAGTGGCCCCGCTCCCCAAGATTCACCCACATCAAACTTCTGTTCTaggggtttcttttcttttttttttctttttta is a genomic window of Magnolia sinica isolate HGM2019 chromosome 15, MsV1, whole genome shotgun sequence containing:
- the LOC131227363 gene encoding probable ascorbate-specific transmembrane electron transporter 1; protein product: MAVRRSSFVLRATPVTIIAHLMGIAAVTLVLIWYLHFREGLAFKSSNKLKIFNVHPVLMVVGFVVVAGEGVMAYKTIPGTRKVQKFFHMTFHLIALLVGILGVYAVFKFKREVGQPDMFTFHSWLGMGTICLFGLQWLVGFFSYWFPGAEMPFRASFLPWHAFFGMAIFLMTICTAEMGLVEKFLSQGLGRDKEAYVVNFTGVAILLFGITVTLSSVLPRY